A single Armatimonadota bacterium DNA region contains:
- a CDS encoding proline racemase family protein, producing MSLRVIDSHTGGEPTRLVVSGLPEISGSVHDRLAGLRESYDWIRTSVCLEPRGSEVAVGAALFPPSSEGCLADVVFFNNTSYLGMCGHGTIGVLVSLVYAGRIGPGRYSLNTVAGPVTAEVKDASTVAFRNVPAYRMTKGATVVVGGRTYTGDVAYGGNWFFLCDDHGLEITVARIPEATALTSALMSELARQGVTGRDGAKIDHIELFGPPTPGRADSKSFVLCPGGQFDRSPCGTGTSAKLACLFEDGKLAESQVWRQESVIGSVFAGWVDVVEGRIVPSIEGQAFVMAETTVVECPDDPYRHGIVP from the coding sequence ATGTCCTTGCGAGTCATCGACTCCCACACCGGAGGCGAACCGACCCGCCTCGTCGTCAGCGGCCTTCCTGAAATCTCAGGTTCCGTGCACGACAGGTTGGCGGGACTGAGGGAGTCGTACGATTGGATCCGGACGTCGGTTTGCCTCGAACCGCGGGGCTCGGAAGTGGCGGTCGGTGCCGCCTTGTTCCCGCCGAGTTCCGAGGGTTGCTTGGCCGACGTCGTGTTTTTCAACAATACGTCCTATCTGGGGATGTGCGGCCACGGGACGATCGGCGTGTTGGTGTCGCTCGTGTACGCGGGTCGGATCGGACCGGGCCGGTATTCCTTGAACACCGTCGCTGGACCCGTCACTGCCGAGGTCAAAGACGCGTCGACGGTCGCCTTCCGGAACGTTCCTGCCTACCGCATGACCAAAGGCGCCACCGTGGTCGTCGGAGGCCGGACTTACACGGGTGACGTCGCTTACGGCGGCAACTGGTTCTTCCTGTGTGACGATCACGGCCTCGAGATTACGGTCGCACGGATACCGGAGGCGACCGCACTGACCTCGGCCCTGATGTCCGAGTTGGCCAGACAGGGCGTGACGGGACGAGACGGTGCGAAGATCGACCATATCGAGCTCTTCGGGCCACCGACACCAGGACGGGCCGATTCAAAGAGCTTTGTCCTATGCCCCGGCGGGCAGTTCGACCGGTCGCCGTGCGGGACCGGTACGAGCGCCAAACTGGCTTGCCTTTTCGAGGACGGCAAATTGGCCGAGTCCCAAGTTTGGCGGCAAGAGAGCGTGATTGGCAGCGTTTTTGCAGGCTGGGTCGACGTGGTCGAAGGCCGGATCGTCCCGTCGATCGAGGGACAGGCTTTCGTCATGGCGGAAACGACGGTCGTCGAGTGTCCCGACGACCCCTACCGCCACGGAATCGTTCCATGA